From the genome of Nitrosopumilus sp., one region includes:
- the guaA gene encoding glutamine-hydrolyzing GMP synthase — MDKIVVLDFGSQYSHLICRRIREFSVYAELVPYNISYEELQKLNPTGIIFSGGPSSVYNLDAPIPENKIFDMDLPLLGICYGHQLIVNKYGGKVKRANKEYGSSLLTIDSDKDILNGIGESVRAWMSHGDEAEQIPNGFRVIGHTENAKAAAIASEEKSIYGIQFHPEVVHTEQGTAILKNFVLKVCGAKQDWTMENFIDTAVKKIAKIDGNVLCGVSGGIDSTVVALLIDKAIGNRLKCVFVNNGLLRLNEEEEIAKMFKDNFKVNFTAVNAANTFLEKLRGVEDPEKKRKTIGEEFVQVFTEFAEKNGPFKWLAQGTLYPDVIESGVSKGPASIIKSHHNVGGLPDWLNLEILEPLRDLYKDEVRKIAKILKVPEKLFMRHPFPGPGLAVRIIGEVTPTKLEISKVASKIVEDELIKAGLYQKVWQAYAAVGDDRAVGVVGDERRYGNIVMIRVVDSIDAMTADWTRLPHELLEKMSNRITNEIPDVTWVTYTISSKPPATIEPQ, encoded by the coding sequence ATGGACAAGATAGTTGTTTTAGATTTTGGTTCACAGTACAGTCATTTAATCTGCAGAAGGATCAGGGAATTTTCAGTCTATGCAGAACTAGTGCCTTACAACATAAGCTACGAAGAATTGCAGAAATTAAACCCAACTGGAATAATTTTTTCCGGAGGTCCATCAAGTGTTTACAATTTAGATGCACCAATTCCAGAAAACAAAATTTTTGATATGGATTTGCCATTACTCGGAATTTGTTATGGTCATCAATTAATTGTGAACAAATACGGGGGGAAAGTTAAGAGAGCAAATAAGGAATATGGATCATCATTACTTACAATTGATAGTGATAAAGACATCCTAAATGGAATAGGAGAATCAGTCAGAGCCTGGATGAGTCATGGTGATGAGGCAGAGCAGATTCCTAATGGATTTAGAGTGATTGGACATACAGAAAACGCAAAAGCAGCAGCAATTGCATCAGAAGAAAAATCAATCTACGGAATTCAATTTCATCCTGAAGTAGTACACACAGAACAAGGTACCGCAATTCTAAAGAATTTTGTTTTAAAAGTTTGTGGAGCAAAACAAGATTGGACCATGGAGAATTTCATAGACACAGCAGTTAAAAAAATTGCAAAGATAGACGGTAACGTTCTTTGTGGAGTAAGCGGAGGCATAGATTCAACGGTAGTTGCATTGCTCATTGATAAAGCAATTGGAAACAGACTCAAGTGTGTTTTTGTAAATAATGGACTGTTACGATTAAACGAAGAGGAAGAAATTGCAAAAATGTTCAAAGACAACTTCAAAGTGAATTTTACGGCAGTTAATGCAGCAAATACATTTTTGGAAAAACTTCGAGGCGTAGAAGATCCAGAGAAAAAGAGAAAAACAATAGGCGAAGAATTTGTTCAGGTTTTTACTGAATTTGCTGAGAAAAATGGCCCCTTCAAGTGGTTAGCTCAAGGTACACTATACCCAGATGTGATTGAGAGCGGAGTGTCAAAAGGTCCGGCATCTATAATTAAATCTCATCACAATGTAGGAGGATTACCAGACTGGCTAAATTTAGAAATTTTAGAACCGTTAAGAGATCTATACAAAGATGAAGTGAGAAAAATTGCAAAAATTCTCAAGGTTCCAGAAAAACTTTTCATGAGACATCCATTTCCAGGACCAGGCTTGGCCGTCAGAATAATTGGAGAAGTGACACCGACAAAATTAGAAATTTCCAAGGTGGCAAGTAAAATTGTCGAGGATGAGCTAATCAAAGCAGGCCTGTATCAAAAAGTATGGCAAGCATATGCGGCAGTTGGTGATGACAGAGCGGTGGGAGTTGTAGGAGATGAACGTAGATATGGAAACATTGTCATGATCAGGGTTGTAGATTCAATAGATGCAATGACTGCAGATTGGACTAGATTGCCACATGAATTGTTAGAAAAAATGAGCAATAGGATAACAAACGAGATTCCAGATGTCACATGGGTCACATATACTATTTCAAGTAAACCACCTGCAACAATAGAACCGCAATAG
- a CDS encoding DUF2024 family protein has translation MDFHVFDTHVKAQDGHTIHFDVIMDKNEIEKAISFAKEWLKSIGEESSIVTTKECKFCHTQSVPEDMEIEIMTDGYSISKMEGCPD, from the coding sequence ATGGATTTTCATGTTTTTGATACACATGTAAAAGCGCAGGATGGACACACAATACATTTTGATGTAATAATGGACAAAAATGAAATTGAAAAAGCAATCTCTTTTGCAAAAGAATGGCTAAAATCAATCGGAGAAGAATCATCCATAGTGACAACAAAAGAGTGTAAATTCTGCCATACACAGTCAGTTCCAGAAGATATGGAAATTGAGATAATGACAGACGGATATTCTATTTCAAAGATGGAAGGATGTCCAGATTAA
- a CDS encoding ROK family protein produces the protein MLYKIGVDLGGTKIESVLLDDDFDVLKRKRIPTPQNNYRQIIDSITFLVLEMSENVSDFSLGICTPGTISKQTGLIKNSNTQCLIGKPFKEDLENQIGKKISMENDANCFAMAEAISDKYGFSCF, from the coding sequence TTGTTGTATAAGATAGGTGTAGATTTAGGAGGTACAAAAATAGAATCTGTACTGTTAGATGATGACTTTGATGTACTGAAAAGAAAGAGAATTCCCACTCCTCAAAACAATTATCGTCAAATTATTGATTCTATTACATTTCTTGTCTTGGAGATGTCTGAAAATGTCTCTGATTTCTCATTGGGAATTTGTACTCCGGGTACAATTTCTAAGCAAACTGGATTGATAAAGAATAGCAATACTCAATGCCTTATTGGAAAGCCGTTCAAAGAAGATTTAGAAAATCAAATTGGAAAAAAAATATCAATGGAAAATGATGCAAATTGTTTTGCAATGGCTGAGGCAATCAGTGACAAGTATGGATTTTCATGTTTTTGA
- a CDS encoding thermosome subunit has protein sequence MASIQQGPNGPVLVLKESALQQKGKDAQQNNIAAAKLVAQLVRSSLGPRGLDKMLVDSLGDVTITNDGATILKEIDVQHPAAKMMVEISKTVDTEVGDGTTSSVIFGGALLARAEDLLNKDVHASTIIDGYQAAADKTLEIYSDLAKKISSDDRPSLLKVAITSMQSKLISEDSDSLSKIIVDAILSIATKKGDDYLVDLENIKVEKKAGGSIDDTQIVKGIVLDKEIVHSGMPTKVEKAKIALLNSALEIEKTELSAEIRITDPTQMQMFLEEENRMLKGMVDKLHDVGVNVLICQKGIDDISQHYLAKYGIMAIRRVKESDMIKLSKATGGRVISNLDDLSESDLGIADLAHQKKVESDKWVFIEGCKHPQSVTLLIRGGTQRVIDEVDRSIHDSLMVVKDVIEKPAIVAGGGAPEAFAASLLKEWAVNFDGREQLAIKKYAEALETIPLTIAENAGMDPIDTMANLRAKQNHGQKWTGIDARNMKIADMMAINVVEPIVVKEQIIKSATEAACMILRIDDVIAISGAPGGGGSMPGMG, from the coding sequence ATGGCATCAATTCAACAAGGACCAAATGGACCTGTTTTAGTTCTCAAAGAGAGCGCATTACAGCAAAAAGGTAAAGATGCACAACAAAATAATATTGCTGCAGCAAAATTAGTTGCACAATTAGTTAGAAGTAGTCTTGGTCCTAGAGGTCTTGATAAAATGCTGGTTGATTCCCTAGGCGACGTTACGATTACAAATGATGGTGCGACCATTCTAAAAGAAATTGATGTCCAGCATCCAGCAGCAAAAATGATGGTTGAAATCTCTAAAACAGTGGATACTGAAGTGGGAGATGGTACAACTTCTTCAGTCATTTTTGGAGGTGCATTATTGGCAAGAGCCGAAGATCTTCTCAACAAAGATGTTCATGCCTCAACTATAATTGATGGTTATCAGGCTGCAGCCGATAAGACTCTAGAAATTTATTCAGATTTGGCAAAAAAGATATCCTCTGATGACAGGCCTTCTCTTCTAAAAGTTGCAATTACAAGTATGCAATCAAAGTTAATTTCTGAAGATAGTGATTCTCTTTCAAAAATCATTGTCGATGCAATCCTAAGTATTGCGACTAAGAAAGGCGATGATTATTTAGTAGATCTTGAAAATATCAAAGTTGAAAAGAAGGCAGGTGGTTCTATTGATGATACACAAATTGTAAAAGGCATTGTTTTGGATAAAGAAATTGTTCATAGTGGAATGCCAACCAAGGTAGAGAAAGCCAAGATTGCATTACTTAATTCTGCATTAGAAATTGAGAAAACTGAACTTAGTGCAGAAATTAGAATTACTGATCCAACACAAATGCAAATGTTCTTGGAAGAAGAAAATCGAATGTTAAAGGGAATGGTTGACAAATTACATGATGTAGGCGTAAATGTCTTAATCTGTCAAAAAGGAATTGATGATATTTCACAGCATTATTTGGCAAAATATGGTATTATGGCGATACGTCGTGTCAAAGAAAGTGACATGATTAAACTTTCCAAGGCTACCGGTGGACGCGTAATAAGTAACCTGGATGATCTTTCAGAAAGTGATTTAGGTATTGCAGATTTGGCTCATCAAAAGAAGGTTGAATCTGACAAATGGGTTTTCATTGAGGGTTGTAAACATCCACAGTCTGTTACACTGTTGATTCGTGGTGGTACTCAAAGAGTAATTGACGAGGTTGATCGTTCAATTCATGATTCTTTAATGGTTGTAAAAGATGTCATTGAAAAGCCTGCAATTGTTGCTGGTGGCGGTGCACCTGAAGCATTTGCAGCCTCGTTACTCAAGGAATGGGCAGTTAACTTTGATGGAAGGGAGCAACTCGCAATTAAAAAATATGCTGAGGCGTTAGAGACTATACCTCTCACGATTGCTGAAAATGCAGGAATGGATCCTATTGATACAATGGCTAATCTAAGAGCCAAACAAAATCATGGTCAAAAATGGACTGGAATTGATGCTAGAAATATGAAGATTGCTGATATGATGGCAATCAATGTTGTAGAGCCAATTGTGGTAAAAGAGCAGATAATTAAGTCTGCAACTGAAGCAGCATGCATGATTCTTAGAATCGATGATGTAATCGCTATATCTGGGGCTCCAGGTGGTGGTGGTAGCATGCCTGGAATGGGTTAA
- a CDS encoding amidohydrolase family protein: protein MGEKKADLILKNCNLLSVYTREIIPKIQIAIIGDRIAYVGPDAAHASGPKTAIIDVKEKYVSPGFADPHLHIDQFVLPSEFAKKALLCGVTSLFSDPIDIVSVAGYRGFQEFLKLGENLPIRIFQVVPGGLPVDAKFSNSKSLSLSQEKSAVKHPHVLGLGEVFSWTKVTLRDPKTMKSLSAMLECDCIINGHTAGASEKKLNAYVSSGILSCHEPINFDQVLERLRLGMWIMIREGSIRRDLKEIIPRVLSHGTYLNRLMFCSDGLDPLDLVQFGHIDHCIRESINLGLEPIDAITMASKNNFDYYNMGKDLGGIAPGKLADILIFDDLKSFKPNKVFVGGKLVVSNGSIVAPIKKKVVPYWIKNTIKLKSLSKNDFLIKSKKKDVLANTIFMQTEIITKLGSADLYSKDGHVSASLDSDVWKVASFDRIHGTGRYSIGFLENFGADIGAFASTWSFHENDMIVIGSNDSDMAMASNHLIKNQGGLVVVKSGKVIASLPLQLAGIISTDSFEKVSSNFEKINDTLVDSGCVFSRPHLIPLFLPFLALPSVRILSGGIIDVKKRSYISPIN, encoded by the coding sequence ATGGGTGAAAAAAAAGCCGATCTTATCTTAAAAAATTGTAATTTACTCTCTGTTTATACGCGAGAAATTATCCCAAAAATTCAGATTGCAATTATTGGTGACCGAATTGCATATGTCGGTCCTGACGCTGCACATGCATCTGGTCCTAAAACTGCTATAATTGATGTAAAAGAAAAGTATGTCAGTCCTGGTTTTGCAGATCCGCATTTACATATTGATCAATTTGTATTGCCGTCTGAATTTGCAAAAAAGGCACTTCTTTGTGGCGTCACTTCTCTTTTTTCTGATCCAATCGATATTGTGAGTGTTGCGGGATATCGTGGCTTTCAAGAATTTCTCAAACTTGGTGAAAATCTTCCAATTCGAATCTTTCAGGTAGTTCCGGGAGGTCTTCCGGTAGATGCCAAATTTAGTAACAGTAAATCTCTCTCTCTATCCCAAGAAAAATCTGCGGTTAAACATCCACATGTTCTTGGTTTAGGGGAAGTTTTTTCGTGGACCAAAGTCACTCTTCGTGATCCTAAAACAATGAAATCACTCTCTGCGATGCTTGAATGTGATTGTATAATTAATGGACATACTGCAGGTGCAAGTGAAAAAAAACTCAATGCATATGTCTCGTCTGGAATCCTTTCTTGTCATGAGCCAATCAATTTTGATCAGGTTTTAGAAAGATTACGTCTTGGAATGTGGATAATGATTAGAGAAGGTTCTATTAGACGTGATCTGAAGGAAATAATCCCACGTGTCTTGTCTCATGGAACATATCTTAATCGCCTAATGTTTTGTTCTGATGGTCTTGATCCACTTGACCTTGTACAATTTGGTCATATTGATCATTGCATACGTGAATCAATTAATCTAGGTTTAGAGCCCATTGACGCAATTACTATGGCGTCTAAGAATAATTTTGACTATTATAATATGGGAAAAGATCTGGGTGGAATAGCGCCTGGAAAGCTTGCTGATATACTAATCTTTGATGATTTGAAATCATTCAAACCAAACAAAGTCTTTGTCGGAGGAAAACTCGTGGTTTCCAATGGGAGTATTGTGGCCCCCATTAAGAAAAAGGTAGTTCCGTATTGGATAAAAAATACCATCAAACTAAAAAGCTTATCAAAAAATGATTTTCTTATAAAATCAAAAAAGAAAGATGTTTTAGCAAATACAATTTTTATGCAAACTGAAATAATTACAAAGCTAGGTTCTGCTGATCTTTATTCAAAAGACGGTCATGTTTCGGCTTCGTTAGATTCTGATGTTTGGAAGGTTGCATCTTTTGATAGGATTCACGGAACAGGTAGATATTCTATTGGATTTCTTGAAAATTTTGGGGCTGACATAGGTGCATTTGCTTCTACATGGAGTTTTCATGAAAATGACATGATCGTTATTGGTTCAAATGATTCTGACATGGCAATGGCTTCAAATCATCTCATTAAGAATCAAGGAGGGCTTGTTGTAGTAAAATCTGGAAAAGTAATTGCTTCCTTGCCTTTACAGCTGGCTGGGATTATCTCTACTGATTCTTTTGAAAAAGTTTCATCTAATTTTGAAAAAATTAATGATACTCTTGTTGACTCTGGATGTGTATTTTCAAGACCCCACCTGATTCCCTTATTCCTACCTTTTTTGGCTTTGCCTTCTGTTAGAATTCTTTCCGGAGGAATTATTGATGTGAAAAAACGAAGTTATATCTCACCGATCAACTAA
- a CDS encoding 50S ribosomal protein L44e — MNIPKVIRKYCAKCKTHTEQKVSIYKAGKRRGSARGERRHAERKKGYGGQKFPKLAKPAKVTKKVTPIMTCTVCKKKYNKPGIRIKKFELVAA; from the coding sequence ATGAACATTCCCAAGGTGATCAGAAAGTATTGTGCAAAATGTAAAACACATACTGAACAAAAGGTCTCCATTTACAAGGCGGGAAAAAGACGCGGTTCTGCTAGAGGTGAACGCAGACACGCAGAACGTAAAAAGGGATATGGCGGACAGAAATTTCCAAAACTAGCAAAACCCGCAAAAGTCACCAAGAAGGTTACTCCTATCATGACATGTACCGTATGTAAAAAGAAATACAATAAACCAGGCATTAGAATTAAGAAATTTGAGTTGGTGGCAGCATGA
- a CDS encoding 30S ribosomal protein S27e gives MKKDHIEIPKPSSKFQKVDCNECGEMQIVYSHASTQIACNSCGNTISEPTGSKAQINGKISGSAE, from the coding sequence ATGAAAAAAGATCATATTGAAATTCCAAAGCCATCAAGCAAGTTTCAAAAAGTTGATTGCAATGAATGTGGTGAAATGCAAATAGTCTATTCTCACGCATCTACACAAATAGCATGTAATTCTTGTGGAAATACTATTTCAGAGCCAACAGGTTCAAAAGCCCAGATAAATGGTAAGATTTCAGGTAGTGCAGAGTAA
- a CDS encoding NTP transferase domain-containing protein, whose translation MIGLVMAGGKGTRMNLNNEKLLLEYKKPVIFHVLDSLKDSNSFSKILAITSKNSPETKKLIEKNNFETFDTLGIGYVQDLNSVLQTIHENVFVTSGDLPLMDKKIVQKIIHLFDSKKSWTSILVTNKFLTSLGLESDYSVNYQDQICHYTGISLINSAKISSLENLMENYIIIDDKRIAFNLNSKRDFDLLCTT comes from the coding sequence ATGATTGGTCTTGTAATGGCTGGCGGTAAGGGTACTAGAATGAATTTAAATAATGAAAAGTTATTACTTGAATACAAAAAACCTGTGATCTTTCATGTTCTTGATTCGTTAAAAGACTCAAATTCATTCTCAAAAATTTTGGCAATTACTAGTAAAAATTCTCCTGAAACTAAAAAATTAATTGAAAAGAATAATTTTGAAACTTTTGATACTCTTGGAATTGGTTATGTTCAAGATCTAAATTCAGTGTTACAAACTATTCATGAAAATGTCTTCGTGACATCTGGTGATTTACCATTAATGGATAAGAAAATAGTTCAAAAAATAATCCATCTGTTTGATTCTAAAAAATCATGGACTAGTATTCTTGTAACGAATAAATTTTTGACCTCACTTGGTCTTGAATCTGATTATTCTGTTAATTATCAAGATCAAATATGTCATTATACTGGAATCTCTTTGATTAATTCTGCAAAAATATCTTCTTTGGAAAATTTGATGGAAAATTATATTATAATTGATGATAAGAGAATTGCATTCAATCTAAATTCAAAACGTGATTTTGATTTACTCTGCACTACCTGA
- the cobS gene encoding adenosylcobinamide-GDP ribazoletransferase has translation MLKEIGSVFSFLTIFPSSDSTLENIARYMFVFPIVGIAVGLLIGSLGFGLSFFLDPILVSLLIVASIAIVTGIHHADGLADFADGLMVKGSKDRKLKAMKDLSTGSAGIVAIVLYLIGLIVTISLTNGFDLFKAILISEILAKFSMVLMASLAKSASLGSNSPFVEFMKDKKKLSVAFLITLIPVMIIGEDAGIIMLVVVIALVLFLIMLSNRSFGGITGDVLGATNEFTRLASLMVYVSI, from the coding sequence ATGCTTAAAGAGATAGGATCTGTTTTTTCGTTTTTAACAATTTTCCCGTCATCTGATTCAACATTAGAAAATATTGCAAGATACATGTTTGTATTCCCAATTGTTGGAATTGCTGTAGGGCTTTTAATTGGCTCATTAGGTTTTGGGCTATCCTTTTTCTTAGATCCTATTTTGGTTAGTCTGCTCATCGTTGCTTCTATTGCGATTGTAACTGGAATACATCATGCAGATGGTCTTGCTGATTTTGCAGATGGACTTATGGTAAAAGGTTCAAAAGATCGAAAACTCAAAGCTATGAAAGATCTCTCCACTGGTTCCGCGGGAATTGTTGCAATTGTATTGTATCTTATCGGGTTGATAGTTACTATTTCTCTTACTAATGGATTTGATTTGTTTAAAGCAATTCTAATCAGTGAAATTTTGGCAAAATTTTCAATGGTATTGATGGCTAGTCTGGCCAAATCTGCCTCATTGGGTTCTAATTCCCCCTTTGTTGAATTTATGAAAGACAAGAAAAAACTTTCAGTAGCATTTCTAATAACACTGATTCCTGTTATGATTATTGGTGAAGATGCTGGGATTATTATGCTTGTAGTGGTAATAGCACTGGTGTTATTTCTGATTATGCTGTCTAATCGTAGTTTTGGTGGAATTACTGGAGATGTGCTTGGTGCTACTAACGAATTCACACGATTGGCTTCTTTGATGGTGTATGTTTCAATATGA
- a CDS encoding cobalamin biosynthesis protein: MIVESLLIIGFALLLDFKFGDPKNKYHPTAWIGSLLAKLTPMTRNENYAMEKLGGIFIIIVTSGLVILLLFILNVGISLVTIDYVSLVVSVIIGGLLLKSTLAIRGMEKHAKSVLESLDEKNIDMARNNLSMIVKRNTGNLDKNHILSGVLESISENTVDGITGPLFYYALFGLSGAFVYRVINTADSMIGYRTDIFKNVGWFAANCDSILNYIPSRLTGLMMIVSAAILQKNWRESYKIMIRDGKKTESPNAGYPMSALAGALETKFEKIDHYKLGDGEITLTKEHVCSAISIMKLTSILFFAMVTIPIIYILSLIGWWVHA, from the coding sequence ATGATTGTTGAGTCTTTACTTATCATTGGTTTTGCTCTTTTACTTGATTTCAAGTTTGGAGATCCTAAAAATAAATATCATCCGACAGCTTGGATTGGTTCTCTTCTTGCAAAACTTACACCTATGACAAGAAATGAAAATTATGCTATGGAAAAACTTGGAGGTATTTTTATAATCATAGTCACTTCAGGATTAGTAATTTTATTACTTTTTATCTTGAATGTTGGAATTTCTTTGGTTACGATTGATTATGTCTCATTAGTTGTTTCTGTGATAATTGGTGGACTATTGTTAAAAAGCACACTTGCTATTCGTGGAATGGAAAAACATGCAAAATCTGTATTGGAATCCCTTGATGAAAAAAATATTGATATGGCTAGAAATAACTTGTCCATGATTGTAAAGAGAAATACTGGCAATTTAGACAAGAATCACATTCTTTCAGGCGTGCTTGAAAGTATCAGTGAAAATACTGTGGATGGAATAACCGGTCCATTGTTTTACTATGCTCTTTTTGGATTGTCTGGAGCGTTTGTTTATCGCGTGATAAATACTGCAGATTCAATGATTGGATACAGGACTGATATTTTTAAAAATGTTGGTTGGTTTGCAGCTAATTGTGATAGTATTTTAAATTACATTCCATCTAGATTGACAGGATTAATGATGATCGTTTCGGCTGCCATTTTACAAAAAAACTGGAGAGAATCCTACAAAATAATGATTCGGGATGGGAAAAAAACTGAAAGTCCTAATGCTGGATATCCTATGTCTGCTTTAGCAGGAGCTTTAGAAACAAAATTTGAAAAAATTGATCATTACAAATTGGGTGATGGTGAAATCACACTAACAAAAGAACATGTATGTTCTGCAATTTCGATCATGAAGCTTACGTCGATACTTTTCTTTGCGATGGTAACTATTCCAATAATTTACATTTTATCATTAATTGGATGGTGGGTACATGCTTAA
- a CDS encoding cobyric acid synthase: MKSLMIQGTSSGAGKTTLVAALCRIFSDKGYSVAPFKSQNMSNFAYITPEFEISRAQAIQAIGSRCKITPDLNPILLKPTGNYNSIVYLNGKRFKKMHAKEYYEKFVNDEGIRIVSKSLKTLQKNFDLVILEGAGSPAEINLQKFDIANMKIAQKAKASVLLVSDIDRGGSFASFVGTMALIEKKYQKLVKGFIFNKFRGDLDVLKPGFQKLKNITKKPVLGTIPLMTLDLPEEDSLNARPKKIQWTKKNISKIDNELDRLAQIVKSNIAIKDIEKMLQ, translated from the coding sequence ATGAAATCTCTGATGATTCAGGGTACTTCGTCAGGAGCTGGTAAAACAACATTAGTCGCAGCCCTTTGCAGAATTTTTTCTGATAAGGGTTACAGTGTAGCTCCGTTCAAATCTCAAAATATGTCCAATTTTGCATATATTACGCCCGAATTTGAGATATCTAGAGCTCAGGCAATTCAGGCAATTGGTTCAAGGTGCAAAATCACTCCTGATCTAAATCCAATTTTACTTAAACCAACAGGGAATTACAACAGCATTGTGTATCTTAATGGAAAACGATTCAAGAAAATGCATGCAAAAGAATACTATGAAAAATTTGTAAATGATGAGGGAATTCGTATAGTGTCTAAATCACTAAAAACATTACAAAAAAATTTTGATCTAGTTATTTTGGAAGGTGCTGGTTCTCCTGCAGAAATAAACCTACAAAAATTTGATATTGCAAATATGAAGATTGCACAAAAAGCTAAGGCTTCTGTCTTGTTGGTTTCAGACATAGACAGAGGTGGATCTTTTGCAAGCTTTGTTGGAACCATGGCTTTGATTGAAAAAAAATACCAAAAATTGGTAAAAGGCTTCATCTTTAACAAATTCAGAGGAGATTTAGATGTGTTAAAACCTGGATTTCAAAAACTCAAAAATATCACTAAGAAACCTGTTCTAGGAACGATTCCTTTGATGACCTTGGATTTACCAGAAGAAGATTCTCTTAACGCTAGACCTAAAAAAATCCAATGGACTAAAAAAAACATATCAAAAATTGATAATGAACTAGATAGATTGGCACAAATTGTCAAATCAAATATTGCGATAAAGGATATTGAGAAAATGTTACAATGA
- a CDS encoding aminotransferase class I/II-fold pyridoxal phosphate-dependent enzyme, which yields MDFSSNICPIGTPLSVKKTLKKNIDNIKNYPDFNSSAVISNLKKYTQIEKSNLLVGNGAIEIIYNFCFAFLSKKTKILIPIPTFQEYEAAAKLNDCGVSYFKTMNLSKNLNSFILKIPKNGCVFICNPNNPTGKLLSKNKLLEIVKKAKKLSTLVFVDECFIEMVPESNQSIISYVKHYDNLFVLRSLTKSFALPGIRIGYAVASNQMVKILEKIKIPWSVNSLAQDAANTALKNKSHLVKSNLIIKKELHYLVNKINKLDGFHCNDSSTNFILIKIKKDSTNLQKKLFKQNILIRDCKNFRGLDNHYIRIAVKSHKDNLKLVKALESLE from the coding sequence ATTGACTTTAGTTCAAACATATGTCCTATTGGAACCCCATTATCTGTAAAAAAAACTCTTAAAAAAAACATTGATAACATCAAAAATTATCCTGATTTTAATTCGTCAGCAGTAATTTCAAACCTAAAAAAATACACGCAAATAGAAAAATCAAATCTCTTGGTTGGAAATGGGGCCATAGAAATTATCTATAATTTCTGCTTTGCATTTTTATCTAAAAAAACAAAAATATTGATCCCAATTCCAACTTTTCAAGAATATGAAGCAGCAGCCAAACTCAACGATTGTGGTGTTTCATATTTTAAAACAATGAATTTATCTAAAAATTTGAATTCATTTATTTTAAAAATACCAAAAAATGGATGTGTATTCATTTGCAATCCTAATAATCCTACGGGAAAACTTTTATCAAAAAATAAGTTACTTGAAATTGTTAAAAAAGCAAAAAAACTTTCTACACTTGTATTTGTTGACGAATGTTTCATTGAAATGGTTCCAGAGTCGAATCAATCTATAATATCATATGTTAAACATTATGATAATCTTTTTGTTTTACGTTCACTAACAAAATCTTTTGCATTGCCTGGAATACGAATTGGATATGCTGTTGCATCAAACCAGATGGTTAAAATTTTAGAAAAGATAAAAATTCCATGGAGTGTAAATTCTTTAGCTCAGGATGCAGCAAACACTGCTCTTAAAAATAAATCCCATCTTGTTAAATCTAATTTGATTATTAAAAAAGAATTACATTACTTAGTGAATAAAATAAACAAATTAGATGGATTCCATTGCAATGATTCCTCTACAAATTTTATTCTTATAAAAATAAAAAAAGACTCAACAAATTTACAAAAAAAATTATTCAAACAAAATATCTTAATTCGTGACTGTAAAAATTTTAGAGGATTAGATAATCATTACATTCGAATTGCTGTAAAATCTCATAAAGATAATCTAAAACTTGTAAAAGCATTGGAGAGTCTAGAATGA